The following coding sequences lie in one Anguilla rostrata isolate EN2019 chromosome 8, ASM1855537v3, whole genome shotgun sequence genomic window:
- the LOC135260961 gene encoding leucine-rich repeat-containing protein 30-like, whose translation MGAKSSKDFANEELSRRTTMTKRTGGVREGSFSSIRKQATTHFGYSILSLAMRGLAEAPDELWELTELEKLNLSLNCLSALPPSVGALENLVVLNLWGNQLASLPPEIGLLKNLRVLFAYRNRLSEVPAELSACTKLEVLSLANNEIAGLPGSLSALRRLTKLNLSHNRIVHIPACVYGMKGLVFLHLACNRLENIADQIQDLVNLKILIVEGNRIHALPKTLCSLTSLELLNVDFNDLQSVPMEMYLLRRLEKLACHPLDKGLHIVHNPLLKPIKEVLHGGLSALYTYLKPA comes from the coding sequence ATGGGGGCCAAGTCGTCAAAGGACTTTGCAAACGAGGAGTTGAGCAGGAGGACGACGATGACGAAAAGGActgggggggtcagggaggggAGTTTTTCCTCAATCCGAAAGCAGGCCACCACGCACTTTGGGTACAGCATCCTGAGCCTGGCCATGCGCGGGCTGGCCGAGGCTCCGGACGAGCTGTGGGAGCTGACCGAGCTGGAGAAGCTCAACCTGTCCCTCAACTGCCTGTCGGCCCTGCCGCCCAGCGTCGGCGCCCTGGAGAACCTGGTGGTGCTCAACCTGTGGGGGAACCAGCTGGCCAGCCTGCCGCCCGAGATCGGGCTGCTCAAGAACCTGCGGGTCCTCTTCGCCTACCGCAACCGGCTGAGCGAGGTGCCCGCGGAGCTGAGCGCCTGCACCAAGCTGGAGGTGCTCAGCCTGGCCAACAACGAGATCGCGGGTCTGCCGGGGAGCCTGTCGGCCCTGCGCCGCCTCACCAAGCTCAACCTCAGCCACAACCGCATCGTGCACATCCCCGCCTGCGTCTACGGCATGAAGGGCCTGGTCTTCCTGCACCTGGCCTGCAACCGCCTGGAGAACATCGCCGACCAGATCCAGGACCTGGTCAACCTCAAGATCCTCATCGTGGAGGGCAACCGCATCCACGCCCTGCCCAAGACCCTCTGCTCCCTCACCTCGCTCGAGCTGCTCAACGTGGACTTCAATGACCTCCAGAGCGTTCCCATGGAGATGTACCTGCTGAGGAGGCTGGAGAAGCTGGCCTGCCACCCGCTGGACAAGGGCCTGCACATAGTGCACAACCCCCTGCTGAAGCCCATTAAAGAGGTCCTCCATGGTGGACTCAGTGCTCTCTACACTTATCTGAAGCCAGCATGA